From Rhinatrema bivittatum chromosome 5, aRhiBiv1.1, whole genome shotgun sequence, the proteins below share one genomic window:
- the PLAT gene encoding tissue-type plasminogen activator, with translation MEITIFFLLLLGAVSSSGYETLHLRLKRGTRYYKVSCREDSSSQIYQLGETWLRPAGRHMEYCRCENGEPQCHAVPVTDCTEKTCYNGGRCRQALYFPDFYCRCPRGFIGKRCEIDTLATCYQDSGETYRGTWSVGESGVTCLNWNMRALAQKRYNSRRRDAALLGLGNHNYCRNPDKDSKPWCHVFKGNEYTWEYCSTPACTKVPTNDCYDGQGTDYRGSHGVTASGRTCLRWDSQRVRNKFYTAWRLNARLLGLGSHNYCRNPDNDTRPWCHVFEGDEATWEYCSVPKCSTCGLRQPKQALYRIQGGFLTDISSHPWQAAIYIKYRGIAGEHFQCGGTLISPCWVLSAAHCFQERFDVNRLTVVLGRTYRARPSENEQQFRVEKYFLHKDFDSETFNNDIVLLKLTSVSGQCAVDTESTRTACLPEPSLQLPDWTECEVSGYGKHEESSYFFSETLKEGHVRLVPSSQCTPARLQNKTVTENMLCALDTRNLDDACKGDSGGPLMCLHNGRMHLLGIISWGIGCGQKDMPGVYTKVTRYLSWIEDILKL, from the exons ATGGAAATCACAATCTTCTTTCTCCTGCTGCTGGGAGCTGTTTCATCTTCTGGCTATGAG acttTGCATCTCCGTCTGAAACGTGGAACAAGGTATTATAAAG TTTCCTGTAGAGAAGACTCTTCCTCTCAGATTTACCAGCTAGGGGAGACATGGCTACGTCCTGCTGGACGTCACATGGAATATTGCCGGTGTGAGAATGGCGAGCCACAGTGCCACGCTGTACCTGTCACAG ATTGTACAGAAAAGACCTGTTACAATGGAGGACGCTGCAGACAAGCTCTTTACTTCCCTGATTTTTATTGCCGTTGTCCAAGAGGCTTTATTGGGAAGCGCTGTGAAATAG acacGTTGGCGACTTGTTACCAGGACTCTGGAGAGACCTACAGAGGAACCTGGAGTGTGGGTGAAAGTGGGGTTACATGTTTAAACTGGAATATGAGGGCCCTGGCCCAGAAAAGGTACAACTCCCGAAGACGAGACGCCGCTCTGCTGGGACTAGGGAACCACAACTACTGCAG aaacccAGACAAGGACTCAAAGCCCTGGTGCCATGTCTTCAAAGGAAATGAATACACCTGGGAATACTGCAGCACTCCAGCATGCACTAAGG TTCCGACCAATGACTGCTATGATGGGCAGGGTACTGACTACAGAGGTAGTCACGGTGTCACGGCCTCGGGCAGGACCTGTCTACGCTGGGATTCCCAAAGGGTCCGAAATAAATTCTATACAGCCTGGAGACTGAATGCACGACTGCTGGGCCTTGGAAGCCACAACTACTGCCG gaatCCTGACAATGACACCCGGCCCTGGTGCCACGTCTTCGAGGGTGACGAAGCGACTTGGGAGTACTGCTCTGTGCCCAAGTGCT CTACATGTGGCCTGAGACAGCCCAAACAGGCTCTCTACCGTATCCAGGGGGGTTTCCTCACGGACATCAGCTCCCATCCCTGGCAGGCAGCCATTTACATCAAGTATCGTGGCATAGCAGGCGAGCACTTCCAGTGCGGGGGCACTCTGATCAGCCCCTGCTGGGTGCTGTCTGCGGCCCACTGCTTTCAGGAGAG GTTTGACGTGAATCGGCTGACAGTGGTACTGGGAAGGACCTACCGAGCAAGACCTTCTGAAAACGAGCAACAGTTCAGAGTAGAGAAATACTTTCTGCATAAGGATTTTGATTCAGAAACTTTCAACAATGATATTG TTTTACTGAAGCTGACGTCGGTGTCGGGCCAGTGTGCTGTGGATACAGAGAGCACGCGTACAGCCTGTCTCCCAGAACCAAGCCTGCAGCTCCCAGACTGGACCGAGTGCGAGGTTTCTGGATATGGAAAACACGAGGAAT CTTCCTACTTTTTCTCGGAAACACTGAAGGAAGGTCATGTCAGACTGGTTCCCTCTAGCCAATGCACCCCGGCACGGCTCCAAAATAAGACGGtgacagaaaacatgctttgtgcttTGGACACTCGCAACCTTGACGATGCCTGCAAG GGCGACTCTGGGGGCCCGCTGATGTGCCTGCACAATGGAAGGATGCACCTGCTGGGTATCATCAGCTGGGGCATCGGCTGCGGGCAGAAGGACATGCCTGGCGTTTATACTAAAGTGACCCGCTACCTTAGCTGGATTGAAGACATCCTGAAACTGTGA